TGCTCGTGGCGGTGACCGTCTGGGTATTTATTATCTTGAAACAGGTGCTTCTATGCGCCCGAGTAAAGTGATTTACGACCGTGCACACTCAGCTATCGCTGAAGCTGAGCCTTCTGACTTCGACTTTGATGCTATCATGGAAGGTGCTGACTGGTTCCACTGGTCGGGCATCACGCCGGCTATTTCCGATAAAGCTGCAGAACTGACCAAATTGGCTTGCGAGGCTGCCAAGCGTCACGGAGTAACGGTATCTGTAGACTTGAACTTCCGTAAGAAATTGTGGACCAAGGAAAAAGCCCAGTCTATCATGCGCCCGTTGATGCAATACGTGGATGTTTGCATCGGAAACGAAGAAGATGCGGAACTCTGCCTGGGATTCAAGCCCGATGCTGATGTAGAAGGCGGAAAGACCGATGCAGAAGGTTACAAAGGCATTTTCACTGCCATGGCGAAAGAATTCGGATTCAAGTATGTTATCTCTACCTTGCGTGAATCGTTCTCGGCTACTCACAATGGCTGGAAAGCTATGATTTATAACGGTGAAGAGTTCTATACATCGAAGCGTTACGATATCAACCCCATTATCGACCGTGTAGGTGGCGGCGACTCGTTCTCAGGCGGTATCATCCACGGTCTGCTGACGAAGCCGAACCAAGGCGAAGCATTGGAATTTGCCGTAGCTGCTTCTGCATTGAAACATACCATCAACGGTGACTTCAACCTTGTTTCGGTAGAAGAGGTAGAAGCACTGGCTGGCGGTGATGCAAGCGGTCGTGTACAACGATAAAATCCTTTTATTCACCACAGATTACACAGATTATTTTATTTTGAACCAATAAATCTGTGTAATCTGTGGTGAGAATATCATAAACTTAAAACTTTAAATTGTGGCAAAATTTGATAAGATAGCTGTGTTGAACAAAATCGGTTCAACCGGCATGGTGCCTGTGTTCTACCATAAAGACGCAGAAGTGGCAAAGAAAGTGGTTAAGGCTTGCTATGATGGCGGCGTGCGTGCTTTCGAGTTTACAAACCGTGGTGACTTCGCTCACGAGGTATTTGCCGAAGTAGTGAAGTTCGCCGCTAAGGAATGTCCTGAAATGGCGTTGGGCGTAGGCTCTGTAGTAGACCCTGCTACGGCTGCACTCTATATCCAGTTGGGAGCCAACTTCGTGGTAGGTCCGTTGTTCAATCCCGAAATCGCTAAGGTATGCAACCGCCGTTTGGTAGCTTATACGCCGGGATGCGGAAGCGTATCCGAAGTAGGCTTCGCGCAAGAAGTGGGATGCGACTTGTGCAAGATATTCCCGGGCGATGTATTAGGTCCGAAATTGGTAAAAGGCATGTTGGCTCCGATGCCTTGGTCGAAACTGATGGTGACCGGCGGTGTAGAGCCTACTCAAGAAAACCTGACCGCTTGGATTAAGGCAGGCGTATTCTGCGTAGGTATGGGCTCGAAGCTGTTCCCGAAAGACAAGGTAGCGGCTGAGGACTGGGCATACATTACCGACAAGTGTAAAGAAGCATTAGGCTATATTGCCGAAGCTCGTAAATAAAGAAAGATTCGGAACGAAAGTTCATTTTGTTTAAAGGTGTATAAAGTGAGAGGCATCGCAGGCATGCAAAAGCATGTTTTGCGATGCTTTCTTTTTATGTTTGCAATAGTAGAGGGAATATACAAATCTATACCATGCATGGTATAGCTAAATGCGGACATCATTATTGGTTTTATTTAATTTGTCCAAATCCCATTTCGCAACATTGTTTTCAATGTATTCGGCAATATGGTTCATCTCATCGGTGTTTCTGATGATGCGCTCATGAAAACGGGATTGCCATGCAAAAGGGATGTTGTTTTGGCGGGAATAACAGGTCATAGCACGTTTAAATCCTCCGATAACAACAGATAATGCCCCACGCTTATGTGAGAAACTGTTTTGAATTTCTCCAAAAAGTTTTTCTCGTCTTGATGTATCCGTTTTCGTGTGTGCTTTGGGCGATTTTTTGGTCCTTTCCGCTTCTGTTCTTCGTCAGATAGCCCGCTATCTTCCTCATCACACAAGCGGAAATGCCTCAAAAACTCATCCCAAATCATCGCACGATAAATTCAAAACAGTTTCTGATATTTCTCGCATTCTATTGTCAACAGTTTCTGTTTTCCAACGTGCTTGTTGTGATGGTCGTGGTTGTAGAGACGATGTGCACATCGTCTCTACTGTTTCCTCACCATTTCTATACCGTTTCGCATTCAATTCACATATAGTATGCGTATTCACAAAGGTAATGATAAATCTTAAGAAGCGGTAGAACATGAGTCGTAAAATCATATCTTTTATGCCTCTTCATAGAGGTTATTCATTGCTCTATGTTCCTGCAGCTTGTTGCTAATGCAATGAATCAAGGCTGATAATCTGTTCGCGGTAGCCTGAGTTTTATATTCCACGGGCTGGAATGTACATTCCATTGGCTGGAATATACGTTCTACGGCATGGAATATACGTTCCAGCCCGTGGAACATAAAACCTAATAGGCTGGAATGATAATGTATACTATGTGCGGTATGGATTTGTGTATTCTTCCGAACATTTTGCATACGGGCATTTCGCACCGTTTCTGTAGAGACGATGTGCACATCGTCTTTACTATGTAGTATACACAAAATGTACAAATGTAAATGCCGCACACAGTATAAACAGGCTGTAAAGATAATGCAAGGGCGGTTTTATCGGAAAGGCTGGCGGTTGCCACTCCGGCATGTGTGCAGAAGCAGCTTATATCTGCATGGTAATATATTCATAAAGTGACATTTGTGCGGGCAGGTCGATGTTCAGTCGTGTGCGCAGGCGCAGGGTTTTGGTGCGTACCGAAGAGGGGTTGATGCCCAGCAGCGATGCCTCGTCGTTGGTGTCGAATCCGAACATGTAGAGGCAGCAGTATGCCCACTCCGATTCGCTCAGGTCGGGGCAGCAGTCGATGACGTACCTCCGCAGGTCGGGATATATTTTTTGCGCTTGTTGCTTGATTTGTTCCCATAGCTCTTCGCTAATGAGCGTCCGGGTGTTTTGCGGCTTCCTCTGCTTTGCCAGCTGGTGCAGTTTCTTATATGCAGGCGAGCTTTCCAGCATGTTTTCCCGCAGGGTGCGGTAGCGTGCGGTCAGCGTTTCCATTTCTTCGCGCATCCGTTCCAGTTCCTTTTCCTCTTCTTCCGAATGTTTCAGCAAGGCGTTTTTCCGTTCCATCTCGATGGAAAGCTCCAGCAGGCGGTTGCGTGTATCGCGTATGTCCGCTTGTTGCAGCAGGAGTTTCTTTTCCGTCCGCTTGCGGTAGCCGAAGTATGCCCACAGCATGGCTAACACCACTATCAGGCATACGGCGCAAGCCAGCAGATAGCCCGTTTGCCTGAGCCGAAGCTCGGCATTCTCGGTCATCAGCTTTTGGTGCTTGTAGCGGTTTTCTATTTCGAGTATTTTCGATTCGTTGGAGGAGATGAAAAAAGAATCTTTCAGAAGTGAATATTCTTCTAGGTGCTTTAAGGCATCAGCATAGTTCTCTTGTTGTTTGCAGAGTAGATACTTTGTTTTATTAATTAGAAGTAAACTTTGGGCAGAATGTTGTGGAATCTTGTTCAAAAGTGCCTCTGCCTTATTGTAAGATTGCATTTGGAAATATAAGTCTATCAATGCCCAATAATCCGATATCGAATCTTGGCTTATAGCCAATGCTTGATGAAAATAGGATTCTGCTTTTTCATATTTGTGTTTCATAGCGTAAATGTTTCCATATGCGTTTAATAAAGAGGCATATACATTTTTATCATTTAATGTTTTCCCTATTGAGTCTGCTTTTTGGAGGTATGTTAAAGCTTTTGATAATGAATCCATGTAAGCATAGTTTCTGCAAATGTCTCTTAGTGCACAGACATAACTTCTTTGGTTTTGGGCTTTTTTAAACAAGAGCGCAGCTTCCTTTCTTTTTTTTAGTGACTCTGAAGCAAATTCGTTAATTGAATACAAGTCTGCTGTATACGAACACACATATCCCATTAGTTGATAATCATTGTTTTCTTCTGCTTTCTGATATACGTGAGTATACGTATCCATTGCTTTGTTTGTTTCTCCTTCAGCTGCATATGCCATGCCTAAATAGAATTCGGACTTCAATGCTTTTTCTTTCTTTTTATATTTTCGATACAAATTGAATGTCATTTCCATGTCTGTGGATGATGGTAAGGGAACATTTGCAGCTCGGTGTGATAATTCAGCTTTTAGCAAATACCAATGTGCTAAACTTTCGGCATTCAGTGTATCTGTGTTTATTGTAGATAATAAGGAATAGGCACTGTCTGGTTGTGATTGCATTAGGCCTTCTATTTTATTTAATATAGTAGGGCTTGTCGGATGGTTATTGCATCCACCTAAAATGGTTGCAATAATCAAGACAAAAAATGTAGCTTGTTTCTTCATAACTCTGTCTTTATAGTTGCTTGCAAATTTAGAAATTATTCCTTTTTCGATGGAAGATGAAATGTTGAATAATTGCTCGTGTATACGTCAAAGTCTATAAGTTGTTGAAAATCAAGTGTGGCTTGAGTACGCTGAATCTATGTGATTTGATCAAAACTACAAAAGATAAGCGTAATTTTGCAATACTATCCGAAGTGGATAAATGAAAGTTGGATAGCTTAAATGAGTACGCCTATGGTTAATATTCGTAAAAATAGTATGAACTTTAAGTTGATTCTGTTCATACTGTTGTATATCCTTTCAATTAAAGATATGTTAGAACGTGGTTCTATCTTTTCTGAAAGGATTGTTCCTACAATTGTAGATTTCATTACATTTCTTGCCGGTGGATTCATTGTGTATTATAACAAGTTTTGGAAACAAGTTGTTAAAAGTAAACGCGGAAATCTTGTATTGGCTCTTTGTCTCCTTTTGTGTTGCATTGTGTATGTGGCTATTTATGTGAAAACATTGCTATTCAACAATATTTTTCAATCCGTTATGGGATAAATGAACGTTTATTTGATTGTTAAATTCTAAACATTTTAAATTATGAAAACTTTTATGTCTAAGACTTGTATTTGCTTGTTCGTTTTTCTTTCCGCTTTCCTGTCCGGTTGTGATGATCATGACGATGTGAAGCTTGCTTCGTTGGCAGATGTCTTATATCAAGCGGTATGGAATGCCACAGAAACAGTATATAATGAAGATGGAAGTATAGCTTTGCAGGATACTTATATTTTTCAGTTCCTTTCTGAATCTCGAGGTGAAATAGTCGAAAGAGATGATTCAGGAAATCTCGCTTGGACATCAGAATTTGATTATGAAATTCATGACAATATAGTAACCTTTAAAGGGGGGTGGGTCGGACAATGGTTAGTGGTGGAATACACTCAAGACAAGGTTGTCTTGCAATCGTACCAGCCTAAAAGATATGTATTGATTGTACAAAAGTACGAATAAAAAGTGATAAACAGAAAAATGTAGCAAAGTTATTGGCAGATAGGCGTTTTAGGAAGATGGCTTGAAAAAATGAAAGACAGAAAAAGCAATGAAAAAGCCAAGTTAGGACATCGCAGCGTTACCAATTCGTGACCATGCTCAAAACAGGTTATGATGAGGTTGGAAGAATATAGAAAATACTAACTTCCAGTGAGTTACTAACAACTCACGCAAGAAAATGAGGCGTGAACGAGAATTGCAGTATTCCTCAATGATTTGCGTAGCGACGAAGGATTCTTCACGAACTAAATTTGAAACCAAAAAAATTTTAGAACGATGAAGAGTGCTTTGTCAGCAGGCGACATCAGGTCATTTGCGTCGGAGAAAGGAGATTCCGACAGCATCCTTGCCGTCCTTTTCCCGGACGGCAAGGCCATCGGTCAGCCCTATACACGCAACCGCACGGACATCAGGATGGTTCGTGTGTTCAGCGAGGACGAAGCCTACGGCATTTTCAGGCGTCTGTGCGGGAAAGAGTATATTTTTCCGGTGAGTGACGGAAAGTATCATTACCATGCGTGCCTGCTTGCCAAACCATATACCGGTTATCTGCTTTACAGTTTTCATGTGAAGCCCGACACTTATGAGGTCGGTGTCATTTATGTGCATTCACCCGAACTTCGTAAACTCGGTATAAAGGAGCTTCATTTAGTAAAAGCCATAAAAATAAAGAAATAATCCATTGTTCTTTGACATACATATGAAAAATAAGGGGGTTAGATGATAAAAAGCTCTGATTAGAGGCCTAATACGAACGGATTTTTGTAAATTCGCAAAATTTTTAGAAATCCGAAATGATAATACAAGGTCCTGAAATATATTATGCGGCATCCTGCCTGATACTGGTCGTTACGTCACTGTTTTGTGCGTTGGTGCGTTATTTCCACATGTGCCGTCCGTTTGACGAGGAAGAAACCTATTTTTATCCGGCCCGCAAGCTCGTCACAATTATCTATGCCTGTTTTGCCTTGCCTGTGGTATGGCTTTTCCGCATGGACAGCCCGGACGCATACTTCTTTATGCGTGTTTTTCTTATGCTGCTGTTGCCCGGTGCGGGCGTGTTGTCGTTCCGCCGGTTTTTCTTCAGCAAGACAAGACACCGCAGACTGATATTTGTATTGTCCGGTATCATTCCTCTTGTCATTATACTGGTCTGTTGGATATACGGCTGGATTGGCGGAGATACCCTCTACCGCCATCGTGATATGCTTCTTCTCCTTATCGGAGGATATTCCCTGCTGCTTACAGCCATGCTGTTGCATACCACAAGCTGGCTGTTGCGCCAGATTCGCCTACACATGCAGGAAGAATATTCCAACAGTGAAGATTTTCCGGTACGTTTTGCCGGTTTTGTCGTATTCATGCCGGTGCTGTATCAGGGAGCTGCATGGTGGCTGTTTATCACCGGCGACCATGATTACAACATGTGGTTCCAACTGGCCATTTCAGTCATGCACGTCGTTCTTTTGATACGGATATTGCATCCGCAACGAAAAGAATATCGGGAGGTGATGGAAGAAGCGGAAGAACTCATAGCGGAAAAAATAGAAACGGTACTGTCCGACCGGGAAAGCGGCAGCAGCCTGCTGTCTGTTGATGCCATGAATGAACTGGAAGCCAAAATACGTGTGGCATTGACCGAGGACAGGCTTTACCTGAATCCGAACCTGAAAATCGGCGAACTGGCAGATGCGGTAAAGAGCAACCGGAAATATGTATCCATTGTCATGAAAGAACGTTTCGGTTCCTTTTATAAGGAACTGAACCGGCTCAGGATTGAGGCCGCTGTCCGATACCGGGAAGAACACCCTTCGGCAAGCCGTGAAGAAATTGCTACACATTGCGGTTTTTCCAATGTAAGGACTTACAGCCGAAACCTGAAATCCGGGATGCAGGACAAGAACACAGAAGGACAATTTAAGGAAATTCCCTGAATTGTCCCTCATTATGAGCATTTTTCCTTGAATTGTCCTTCAAATTTTCTAAGATTGTCCTCTCACTTTCCGTTAAAATCCGCTAACTTTGCAAACGGAATTTAATAATTGAATGACAATGTATTTTGATTTACAGCACATTTCAGGAAATATGGCAATCTGTTCAGGCAACATTCCGTTGTCCGCTGCATCGTGCATATACCTATATTCAAAAAAGTGTGTTGCAAATTTGGAAATGTGTGAGATTTGTGTAAACACACACACACACACACACACACATTGCGACCGGCGTATCTTCGCGCGTTAATATACTTATTATCATCAATACATGCAAGGGTGGAAACTCCTTTTTACGGGAGCTTTCCGCCCTTTTTCGTATCCGTATGTCACGTTTACCCCATTAAAAATTCCCTAAATAACATAATTACTATACAATGAAAAAAAGGAACTACTTAAAGACAATCAGACATTACCTCTATGCATTCCTGCTCATACTGTTGCCGCTATGGACTGCCTGCGGGAACGATGACCCGGTCACTCCCGAGGAGACTGTACCCGAGCCGGAACCGGAACCGGAGCCCGAGCCTGAGCCGGAACCGGAGCCAGAACCGGAGCCAGAACCTGAGCCGCAACCCGCACCCACGGCCGGCTGTCTGGTCTTCACTCCTCTCTGGGAACAGACGGCAGGCACCGCAGACCTGCCTGCGGACTTTGTACTGAACCTGGCCGGAAAGGCGCTCACCGTTCCTGCCGGAACTCCCTGTCTCTACCCGGACACTCTGACCGCGGGTGAATACCACATAACGGCATGGAACATCCCCGAAGCCGTCACCGTGACGTCCGACGGACTCGCCACCCTGGAACTGGATGAGGCGGGACAGCTGCTGTCAATGCCGGAACGGCTGTGGACGGCAGACACCCTCTACTGTGTGACGGCAGGCGACACTACGGACGTGACACTGCGCATGCACGAACGGACCCGCACCTTGCGCATCAGCCTGACGCTGGATGAAGCGGTGGAAATCAAGGAACAAGGCGACATCACCCTGACGGGTATGACGGGGGCTGTCCTCCTGCCAGAAGGCACACCGACGGGCGAAGCGGTGACCGCCGTCTTCCAGGTGAAACAGCTCACCCGCTCACGGGCAGAGAAGATTCAGGGGCTGGAACTGTTCCTGTGTTCGCTGGGAGCCTTTCCGAAAGCCGGGAATACCCTGTCCTTCCGCCTGGAACTGACAGACGGAAGGACTGTGACGTTCAGTCTGGACGTGACGGACAAACTGGCCGACCTGAGTGCAGGAAGCACCCTGCAAATGGAAGGAACCATAGAGATTCCTGACCCTGAACCTACTCCTCCGCCATACTGGCCGGAACCCGACCCCGACCCGGAACTGACGGTGGGTGACATCACCATCACCGACTGGGCTCCGCTCGAAGGCGACTATGGCGGTAACATATTTTTTCCGGATGTGTAAACCGCTGTGCTGACTATATATTTATAACTGATTAAAAAAGCAAACGTATGAATATAAAGAATCTATTATTGGCAACAACCGCTATCCTGTTGGCTGCGTGCAGCACCGACAGCGATGTACTGCCACCGCAAGACCTTGGACAGATAAGGGTAACGGCATCCGTGGGAGCCATGACCCGTGTGGCCCATAGCGGCAACTCGACCACCTTCGAGACGAATGACCGCATCAGTGTCTATGCCTGGTTAGGAGCCGACAACGACATGCAGCGGCTTGTGGTGGACAACTCCATCAATACATTAGGCGGCGACGGCACATGGACCGCCGAGCCGCAGATGCTTTGGGCCGACAATACGTCCGACCACTATTTCCTCGGCATCTATCCCGAGCGCAACAGAACTACCGATTACAAGGCCGACCCCTATACGCTGGACTTCAATAACCAGACCGCGAGCGACCTGCTGGTGGCGAGGACCACGGCCAAGCCCACCGGTTCTGCCGTGAAACTGGAATTTGAGCATGTAATGGCCAAGCTCGTGGTAAACCTTTCGTTCCGCAACGAGTGGACAATCGCTCCCGAAGTGGTTTCGGTAACGGCAACCGCATGCACCGAAGCCACCGTGAATTATTTAGAGAATCCTGTCGAGGTAACCCCGGCCACCGGTCAAAACCTTGTGGTGATTCCCTTCACGGGCACATCCGCCAGCTTTGCCGGCATCATGATTCCCGGGCAGAGCGGGTTCCGCACCATCAACGTCACGCTGGAGAACGGCAAGGTATATACCTATACCCACCCTTCAGGCATAGACCTGCAACCGGGCAGATATACTACGGTGAACCTTGTGCTGGGACGCGACAACATCAAACTGGACGATGCGGGCATCAGCGTGTCCGACTGGGAAAACGGTACTGCCATTGATGGCGGTGAAGCGACCGAAGCCTACTCATACGATTCCAATACCAAAACCATCACCATTTACAGCGGTGAAGGACTGAAGGTAGCGGCAGATGTGGTGAACAGCGGTGATACCGACCTCAACATCACCCTCGACAACGACATCGACCTGACGGGCATCGAATGGACGCCGATAGGAACTGAAAGCCGACCATACACCGGCACCTTCGATGGCAACAACTATACCATCACGGCTTGCTACTGGGAAAACAATCAGGGACAAGGCATCGGCGACAATCAGGGCAGCACCACCATCGAAACCACCAAGGTGAACGGCACTGACGTTACCTGGCAGACGGCAGTTGCCGCCATGAACACCGCCTTGCAGAGCGCAGGCTCAGGTTGGCACTACGAACTCAACGGAGCGCTGCCGACATTGGAGTAATAATAAACCGCCGGAGCGGGATTCCGGTTCCATCCGAAAAAGGAATCTTTGAAAGATAAATAATTAACAACTTAACAGAAAATAGTTCAAATGAAAAAAGCAAACATTTTGGCAACAGCAGCGCTGGCCACCCTTTTGGCAGCCTGCTCCAACGACAGCGACGTGCTCAACACGCCCGATTATGCCGACACGCCTATCGGACTGAATGTGAACGTAGGCCCGATGGCCACCCGTGCCGGTTATGACAACGATAACCTGACCGGAAGCAGTTTCGGACTTTACCTGACAACGGAAGGCACGAACGACGACAGCCGCTACAACTGCACGAACTTGGAAGTGATATATAACAATGGCTGGACGTTTAAGTACGGAGAACAACTCCTGTGGAAAAGCAATGATGCAAAAGTAACCTATAACGCTTATATGCCCAGAACACATGTGTACAATGAGGATTCTTATACCTTTACGGTGCAGACCGACCAGCGCAATGAGAACAACGTCAAGGCTTCCGACCTGCTTTGGACCGGAGGACGACAGGACGCCACAGCCGGAAAGGCACTCGACATCAACTTCAAACATGCGCTGTCCAAGCTGAACGTGACACTGACAAAAGGCTCTGAACTTGAAGACGGAGTGACCTTCACATCGGTAAAGCTCTCCAACTGCGCCACGAAAATTGTCGTTAACCTGCTCGAAGGAACAATCGTTAAGACTACCAACAGCGGACAGACCATCACCCTGTATGCTACAACCGAAAACAAGCAATACGAGTGCATCCTCGTACCGCAGACCTTCGCTCAGAGCCTGAAGGTGGAAATTACCGACAACAACGGAAAGATATATACATTCACATCCAACAAAGACCTTACGTTTGCCAGTGGTGAAGAATACACGCTGAATCTTACCGTAGGCCGCGACAAAGTGACGACGGGCACCATTTCTGCCGACCCATGGGGTAGCGAACAGCAAGGCGGCGATTTAGTAACAGAATAAAAGTAAACAACGTTCATAAACATGACAAGAATGAAAATAGCAAAATATATTCCGGCTGCCGCCCTCGCACTGGTGTTGGCAGGCTGCCAAAGTGAAGATGATTTCATCTCTTCCGACTATGCCAACGACCCGATGGCTGTACACATCCGTGCAGGCATCGAGGCTCTGCAGACCCGTGTGAACACGACAGGAACAGGCAACGCATGGGAAACAGGCGACCTGATTTCGGTAGCCAATACCTCGACAGGTGCGGTAACAGGCAAGGACAAGGCGGTTTACAAATACAACGGCGGCACATGGGTGCCTGAAGGAACAGACTACATAGTCTGGTCTGACGATGTCGAAAACACCTTTGAAGCCTATTATCCCGTCGTGGAAGGGAAAACAGACTCCTACGAACAGTTTGAGCTTCCGACCTACCAGAACAGCAGCGATCCTGACGATGACAACTACATAGGCCGTGCGGACTATATGACGGCGGCAGCGTCACAAAGTAAGAGCGACGCGCTGAACCTGACATTCAAGCACCACCTGACCAAGGTTACCGTGAAGATAAGCGGTTACGGCAACCAGTACGCCACACAGAAACCTGTATTCCAGGCTCCTACATTCACGGTACCTACCACAAAGACTCCAGTTTCTGGAAAGACACTGACCGTTGCCAATAGTGGAACGACAGTAACCGGACTATTCAGCGAGGACGCTTCAACAGAAGCCAAACACAGCTTCACCGCCGTCCTGCTGCCGGGCAAGTATACTACTAATGATACGTTTGTCAAGCTGAACATGGAAGGCGGCACTTCGCTTACCGTCAAGGCCAATGTACAACAACTGACTACCGGTTTGGAATCGGGCAAAGCCTATACCTTCAACGTGACCGTAGGTAAGAATGGTGCCACCATCTACAGCGTTACGGTTGGCGACTGGGGTACCGGCGGCTGGACGGAAAGCGGCACGGCAGACACAGCCCTTTCATTCAGCATCCAGACTTCGACGGACGGACTGGCAACTGAGAGCGATGGATATATCCTCGCCGATTGACATACAATAAAATTCAGATCATAAAATAATAAACGGAATAACAAAATGAAGACGAGAAACAAACTATATGATAAGAGCCGGCTGCGCCTCCTTTGTCTGCTGACAGCGTTGCTCGGCTTATTCGGTGCCGGACAGACATGGGCAGGCAATCCCACCACCCTCACCGTGGGCGGCACCAATGCACTTAACGGCGGCTACTGGCTGACCAACGCCGACGGCACCCTGACCCCCGACGGGGCAAGCGCAGACAACTACAATGTCTACTACGACGGCAACGGCACCCTGACCCTGAAGGACGCCACCATCAACGGCACGGCTACCACCGATCATGTCGGCGCGGGCATCTACGCCGAGGGCGACCTGACCATCGTGCTGGAGGGCAGCAGCACCGTCAAGGGCGTTGTGGATCCATACGGCGAATCCCAGAGCATCCGTGTGTCTGGGAATCTGACCATCCAAGGCGGCGGCAGCCTGACCGCGCAGGGGGCTGAGACAAGCTCAGGCTCCAATTATGGCATCTCTGTCGTTGGATCATTCACCCAGCAAAGTGGCAGCGTCACCGCCATCAGCGGCACGAGCAAAAACTATTATTCGGAAGGTCTCTATGTATTCGATGGCACGGTTACGGTGGAGGGCGGGACGCTGACCGCCACCGGCGGTAACGCCGGTAGTAGTTACGGTAGTTCCGGCATCTCTACGAATGGGACTGTCACCGTGAACGATGCCATCGTGACCGCCACCGGCGGTAACGCCGGTAGTAGTTACGGCATCTCTACGAATGGGACTGTCACCGTGAGCGACGCCACCGTGACCGCCACCAGCGGGTCTGCTGGGTATGCAAGTTATGGCCTTTATATTGAGTCCTCTTCCCCTTCTGTGACCCTATCCGGCAGCAGTTCCCTCACCGCCCGGAGCGGAACAGCGACGAACACGGCGGGCGGCATCTACTTCGAGAACCTCTTTGGCAGCACGAGGTCCGTAACCGTCGGGGAGAATTCCACCCTGCTGACCAACAGTGTGATATTTAGGGATTCGTCTTTCAATGAAAATCCGCTGGCCCCCACCGGCGACGGCAGCTGGCTGATCTACGGGCAGAGCGACCAGACCAGCGCCGTGGGCGGCAACTATACCCTGGAAGAGAACCTCACCATTGAAAACGGGAACACCTTCACCATCCCGGCGGGCAGCACCCTGACGATTCCGGAAGATAAGACTTTGACTGCCGATGCCAACCAGTTGGTTGTAAACGGAGAACTGGTATTGGAAGGTACGTTCGAAAATGCAAATGAATTGACAGGAACAGGAAATCTTGTTTTGGGCGAAATAACGCTGACTGACGATGAGGGTATTGGCGCGTATGAAGATTACCACCTCAAGTTGAAAAGCAAAAAGGTTACTTATACCCGTGCCCTGCCAGTTAACTCCCAATATGGAACCATCTGTCTGCCGTTCGTTCCTACTTCTGTAACTGCCGATCAGGTTACTTA
The Phocaeicola salanitronis DSM 18170 genome window above contains:
- a CDS encoding tetratricopeptide repeat protein yields the protein MKHKYEKAESYFHQALAISQDSISDYWALIDLYFQMQSYNKAEALLNKIPQHSAQSLLLINKTKYLLCKQQENYADALKHLEEYSLLKDSFFISSNESKILEIENRYKHQKLMTENAELRLRQTGYLLACAVCLIVVLAMLWAYFGYRKRTEKKLLLQQADIRDTRNRLLELSIEMERKNALLKHSEEEEKELERMREEMETLTARYRTLRENMLESSPAYKKLHQLAKQRKPQNTRTLISEELWEQIKQQAQKIYPDLRRYVIDCCPDLSESEWAYCCLYMFGFDTNDEASLLGINPSSVRTKTLRLRTRLNIDLPAQMSLYEYITMQI
- a CDS encoding sugar kinase, which translates into the protein MGKIVTLGEIMLRLSTPGNTRFVQSDNFDVVYGGGEANVAVSCANYGHDAYFVTKLPKHEIGQCALNALRKYGVKTDYIARGGDRLGIYYLETGASMRPSKVIYDRAHSAIAEAEPSDFDFDAIMEGADWFHWSGITPAISDKAAELTKLACEAAKRHGVTVSVDLNFRKKLWTKEKAQSIMRPLMQYVDVCIGNEEDAELCLGFKPDADVEGGKTDAEGYKGIFTAMAKEFGFKYVISTLRESFSATHNGWKAMIYNGEEFYTSKRYDINPIIDRVGGGDSFSGGIIHGLLTKPNQGEALEFAVAASALKHTINGDFNLVSVEEVEALAGGDASGRVQR
- a CDS encoding FimB/Mfa2 family fimbrial subunit, whose protein sequence is MKKRNYLKTIRHYLYAFLLILLPLWTACGNDDPVTPEETVPEPEPEPEPEPEPEPEPEPEPEPEPQPAPTAGCLVFTPLWEQTAGTADLPADFVLNLAGKALTVPAGTPCLYPDTLTAGEYHITAWNIPEAVTVTSDGLATLELDEAGQLLSMPERLWTADTLYCVTAGDTTDVTLRMHERTRTLRISLTLDEAVEIKEQGDITLTGMTGAVLLPEGTPTGEAVTAVFQVKQLTRSRAEKIQGLELFLCSLGAFPKAGNTLSFRLELTDGRTVTFSLDVTDKLADLSAGSTLQMEGTIEIPDPEPTPPPYWPEPDPDPELTVGDITITDWAPLEGDYGGNIFFPDV
- a CDS encoding helix-turn-helix domain-containing protein, which translates into the protein MIIQGPEIYYAASCLILVVTSLFCALVRYFHMCRPFDEEETYFYPARKLVTIIYACFALPVVWLFRMDSPDAYFFMRVFLMLLLPGAGVLSFRRFFFSKTRHRRLIFVLSGIIPLVIILVCWIYGWIGGDTLYRHRDMLLLLIGGYSLLLTAMLLHTTSWLLRQIRLHMQEEYSNSEDFPVRFAGFVVFMPVLYQGAAWWLFITGDHDYNMWFQLAISVMHVVLLIRILHPQRKEYREVMEEAEELIAEKIETVLSDRESGSSLLSVDAMNELEAKIRVALTEDRLYLNPNLKIGELADAVKSNRKYVSIVMKERFGSFYKELNRLRIEAAVRYREEHPSASREEIATHCGFSNVRTYSRNLKSGMQDKNTEGQFKEIP
- a CDS encoding bifunctional 4-hydroxy-2-oxoglutarate aldolase/2-dehydro-3-deoxy-phosphogluconate aldolase, which gives rise to MAKFDKIAVLNKIGSTGMVPVFYHKDAEVAKKVVKACYDGGVRAFEFTNRGDFAHEVFAEVVKFAAKECPEMALGVGSVVDPATAALYIQLGANFVVGPLFNPEIAKVCNRRLVAYTPGCGSVSEVGFAQEVGCDLCKIFPGDVLGPKLVKGMLAPMPWSKLMVTGGVEPTQENLTAWIKAGVFCVGMGSKLFPKDKVAAEDWAYITDKCKEALGYIAEARK